One Glycine max cultivar Williams 82 chromosome 6, Glycine_max_v4.0, whole genome shotgun sequence DNA segment encodes these proteins:
- the LOC121174996 gene encoding probable magnesium transporter NIPA4, whose amino-acid sequence MVMVLKQQKFSIKLEEVTDYPKLYLTGNGGYSYLYEPLWWVGMITMIVGEIANFAAYAFAPAILVTLLGALTIIISAALAQIILRERLHIFRILGCILCVVGCTTIVLHAPQEREIESLSEVWDLAMEPSFLFYAAFVIIATFILIFHFIPLYGQTHIMVYIGVCSLVGSITVCLIM is encoded by the exons ATGGTTATGGTGCTAAAGCAAcaaaaattctcgatcaagttAGAGGAAG TGACTGACTATCCAAAATTATATCTAACAGGAAATGGAGGTTATTCTTACTTGTATGAGCCGCTTTGGTGGGTGGGAATGATAACAA TGATTGTTGGGGAGATTGCCAATTTTGCAGCTTATGCATTTGCCCCAGCTATATTGGTCACCCTTCTTGGTGCTCTTACCATTATTATCAG TGCTGCTCTTGCTCAAATTATTTTACGGGAGAGGCTACATATTTTTCGAATTCTTGGTTGCATTTTGTGTGTCGTGGGATGTACAACAATTGTTTTGCATGCTCCTCAAGAACGGGAAATTGAATCTCTTTCAGAAGTGTGGGATCTTGCTATGGAACCAT CATTTCTCTTTTATGCAGCTTTCGTAATAATAGCTACTTTTATCCTTATCTTCCACTTCATTCCTCTCTATGGCCAAACACACATAATGGTTTATATCGGTGTTTGTTCCCTTGTAGGTTCTATAACGGTATGTCTCATTATGTAG
- the LOC113001865 gene encoding mRNA-decapping enzyme subunit 2-like: protein MHAVDTGQCLLVKGWKGSSWSFPHGKKSKDEEDHACAIREVMEETGFDVSKLLNKDEYLEVIFGQQRVRFYIIAGVKDDTTFAPLTKKEISVCDSLYFFIIIYF, encoded by the exons ATGCATGCTGTGGACACTGGACAGTGCTTGCTAGTGAAGGGATGGAAAGGTTCAAGCTGGAGCTTCCCTCATGGAAAAAAGAGCAAAGACGAAGAAGATCATGCATGTGCCATTAGAGAA GTCATGGAAGAAACAGGTTTTGATGTTTCAAAACTTCTAAACAAGGATGAATACCTTGAAGTTATTTTTGGACAACAGAGAGTTAGGTTTTACATTATTGCTGGAGTGAAAGATGATACAACATTTGCTCCTCTTACCAAAAAGGAAATCAGTGTATGTGAttctttatatttctttattataatttatttttga